The Clupea harengus chromosome 5, Ch_v2.0.2, whole genome shotgun sequence genomic sequence TGGTAACTGTCAGTGTCACATTAAACCCTGCTTCCCCATCCCTCCCTGCTTCTGTCAACCTGCTGCCGGGAACTAACAGCAAAGATACAGCAAGAACGTAAGTCTGCTCACCtaacaatatctctctctctctctctcctctctctctctctctctctgtgtgtgtgtgtgtgtttgtgtgagttgatGAGACTGTCCCTGTGAGATGTTGGGAGAGATCAATGACATGAATGACATTCAGTAATATGTATGTGAAAAGGAGAatgttaacatgtgtgtgtgtgtgtgtgtgtgtgtatgtgtgtgtgtgtgtatgtgtgtgtgtgtatttgtgtgtgttctgtaccgTCGCCATCACGAGAAAGCGGCACCatggaggcagacacacaccataataCACCACCATAGAttagagcagacacacacaccataatacACCACCATAGATTAGAGCAGACAGCCTCCCTGGGACTGAGAAAAGACATAGTTTCATTTAATGAGGGGGTCCTGCAGGCAGTCAGGTAGAAGCAGAACAACATGGAACAGCTCAGTTGCCTCTCTCACCCAGTGTGAGCCACTCACTGCAGCCCAGTGATCCAGGAGATGGATGCACTAAGGTTTAGACTCTTCTCAAGCTCTCATCTACAGCAGCAATCACACCTCCCCATCAGACTTATTTCAGTGTACATCAGAGCTGTTTCATCACACTGGTAGAATTCTCATATTTTAAAAAGAGAACCAGAGTAAATGTATGTCAGTGATGAAAACACCATATGCACCCAGAACCCATACAGGAACATGAGACAGGAAGGACGTTGGTGAATTAGAATGAAGGCCAAAGATATTCATGCATCATACAGATGATGGGTGTCGTTTCAGAAATACCACTCCAGTTACCATAGCGCTCCATCATTAGTGTAGGCAGCAATGAGAGTCTGTGTGGAGGAGATACTGCAATGATAAATGGAGGCCTTATTAagtgccctctttctctctctcactctctctctccctctctttctcccctcatctctttgcccctctctctctatcgttctctctatctctccccttctctctctatacaGTGAAACAGCCACCCACCATTGTGAAACAGTCTCCAAAGGACTACATTGTAGACCCCCGAGATAGCATCATCATTGAATGTGAAGCTAAGGGGAACCCGCCGCCAATGTGAGTGCTGACCAACACACAATCGCCTCTTTcaacatctcctctcctccctccctccctccctcccctgctttccttccctctttttgtttttctcactcTGCTCACTTCTGACCATGTCCTCTTGGGGATGTCTGCCTTTCACCAatctttctctcacaggcactctctctctctctctgtctctctctgtccgtgtctgtgtctgtgtctctgtctgtgtctcactcttctcatctctctcctcacctgctTTCCTGGCTCGCCTCTTTCTCTTCCGCTCCACACTGCGCCCgtctctcatttttctctcgccccctctctccagccccTTTGTCTGTCTcgatctctctgtccctccatcaCTTGGCTCTGGCCTTtgtcatcctgtctctctctttctcctcctctgcaaccacccccccccccctcccctcccctgccatGTCTTAATTGAGGATGACAGCCATTAGTGAGAACAGAGAGGCCTGCCTGGCCCGGTGCATCTCCACTGGGGAGAGAGCAGGCATGAGCACCCTCCTCTGCCCCAAACCCCCGTTATCACACCATCAGATACAGAGTACAGGCACAGGCAACCAGAtaccatgcctctctctctctctctctctctctctctctccctctccctttctcactcaaCTCTTTCTTGTGTTCTCCCCTCTGCTTACATAAGCCATATGAATCCTTGACCAGCTGAGGACAGTGGTTCCATTCACGGGGcgcgtttgtgtttgtttgccaggCCATATTAGAGGGGTTGTTTACATAATGCCACCGCCATGGTGGCTCTCCCAGGAAGGGCACTGTGCTGGAATAATGCGCCCGGATGGCTATTCATGCCCATGGAACACTCAGTCACAGCACTTCCCAAAATGACTCTGATTggctattttttgtttttttgttgttgtggaaACTTTTTGGTGGTTGTTGAATGTTTTGGTCCCCTTTGAGAGTGTGGCGTTTTGAAATTCACCTGTCTCTCACCGTGTGTTCAGTTATGACGTGTGAGCTTTGGAGCTGGCTTACTTCCTGACTGACTGCTCCTCACGGATGGAGCGAAGCACGGTGTGCACACCAGGGTACCCACACAGCAGCTAGCTAACTCTGGAGCGGCTCTGgcgtggtcatgtgaccaaacCCAGCCAGTCATCCGCCACCTGAGTGTAGATCTCTGAGCGTACACATATGTTCCACACTATTGACCCTCAAAGGATATTTCAGCGCCCACTGTCTTATCAGTGAGGAAGTTACTAGACACTGATCTGTACGACAGTCTACATAGCAGCTGCCTGTGTAAGAAATCCAGTCAGGTCAGATCGAGGCCAAACCAGGGCTaaaccagggccagaccagggccagaccagggccagaccagggccagatctggtATAACCACTGCAGCTTCTGTGCTTCTGTGGGCGAGCCATCAGGCCCCTTCTGCAAGTGTCTTTCTGCTCACGtctgcccctctgtgtgtgtttttgcgtggGGGTGCCGCCATCAGGTACGAGTGGAAGCGGAATTCGCGGTACTTCAACGTGGGCAAGATGCCGCACGTGACGCAGCGGAAGCCGTCGGGGACGTTGGAGATCTCCTCCCGCAATGGCGGCAGGCCCGAGGACTACGAGGGCGAGTACCAGTGCTTCGCCTCCAACGAGTTTGGCATAGCGGTGTCCAATAAGATCCTGCTGCGAATCTCCAGTGAGtgcaaacacaatcacacacacacacagacacacacacacacactcacatagactgTGTAGCACCCAGCACTTTGGACACACTATTagattcacccacacacacacacacactctttcgcacacgcacacacacacacacacgtgcatcagAGTTGAGGTGTAGGTGGGATATATGGTGTATGATAATGTGTGATgtgacgtgtgtctgtgtgatcatGTTAGTGAAAATGTGAGTAGAGtacatgagtgtatgagtgtgtgtgtcagagtgtacatctgtctgtttgctgatgtatgtgtgttatagtTTGTGTGCGAACGGATGAATAATCACGTGTGTGTAATAATGCGAGAGACAGATGCATGCAGAAAGGTGTTTGCATTAGCGTGAGCCAAACTGTTTGTAACATTACGAGCgtaagtatgtgtatgtctgataTCGCGTGGAAAAGTGAGTGAAGGTGTCCTTgacggcatgtgtgtgtgtgtgcgtgtgagagacagagagtgcgtgtgtgtatgtgattcatTAGGAGTATCACTGTAAGAAGTGTCTGAGGGTAACTGCTGTGCTCGCTGCAGAGTCTCCGCTGTGGCCGAAGGAGGTGCTGGAGCCCCTAGTGGTGACTGAGGGTACCTCGCTGGTGCTGCCCTGCAACCCGCCGCCCGGCCTGCCCCCGCCCAACACCTTCTGGATGAACAGTGGTGAGCACCGCTCTCTTCGCTCCCTCCGTCCGGCACTCTTCCTGTcatgtgtccctctctctctgttcttctctctatGGAATTATTTCTTTGctactctttctgtctttccgtcttctttcatttctacactgtctttgtatctgtctgtctctgtctctgtctccgtctctgtctctgtatctgtctgtctctgtctctgtctctgtctctgtctctgtctctgtctctgtatctgtcttaTTCTTggtatttctctgtctctgtctctgtctctgtctctgtctctgtctctgtctctgtctctgtctttgtatcTGTCTTATTCTTggtatttctctgtctctgtctctgtctctgtctctgtctctgtctctgtctttgtatctgtctctgtctctgtctttgtatcTGTCTTATTCTTggtatttctctgtctctgtctctgtctctgtctctgtctttgtatcTGTCATATTCTTggtatttctctgtctctgtctctgtctctgtctttgtctctgtctctgtctctgtctctgtctctgtctctgtctctgtctccgtctcgcTGTCCCTTACTCTATCCCTCCCTTCTTTGACTTGCTGTGTTAGACTGTGGTGCCACCgccctctgtgtcctcctgctCTGCAGTGTCCATTACTGCTGAGCAagtgcatgtgattgtgtgcttctctctctctctgtctgtgagtgtgtgtgtgcgccttagtgcgtgtgtgtgtgtttgtgtgtgtgtgtgtgtgtgagagagagagagagactgtgtgtgcacgagtgtgtgtggatgagagagacagagagacggagagagggagagagggagaaagagagagagagagtgtgtgtgtgtgtgtgtgtgtgtgtgtgtgtgtcatgctgccCTGCATTGCCTCTTAAAACAGCTGAGAGGGCAGAAGCAGTGAGAGCACAGGTCCTGGGAGACACGCTCCCCCTGCAGCCTCAGGGCCGGCCCATTCCTCCAAGCCCACACAGGGCTCCGCACTCAGGCCACAGAGCCCCACTGAAACCAGCCTGGTTCATCCAGCCCTTACCCTGGCAGACCCTTTCTCTCTGAAAGGGCTCCTTCGTCCATCCCACCTCGCAAAAAGGGATTCTTTTCTGCCCTTGCTTATCGTAGTAGACCCTCATATCAGGTATCTTCCTGCGTAGTTACATCACATTGCCAAAATtggactcttttttttctttacagtgGAAGTGACTGATGGCCAGTACTTTCTGGTCACTGGCGTTTTGTTGTGTAACTCTTTTTGTGCTGCACCGGCAAGCAGACCTTGTATGGGTGACTGCTGGCATGAGGCGGAGTCGCTGCTGCTGTCGCTAGGGGAGTTCAGCTGCCTGTCCCTGGGCAGATGAGCggccctccatctccatctcttcctcactGTCTGCTCTGTCCTTGTTTCCGCAGACATGCAGACTATCCAACAGGACGCCCGCGTGTCCATGGGGCTCAATGGAGACCTCTACTTCTCCAGCGTCCTGGCCAAGGACTCCAGCACAGACTACAGCTGCAATGCCCGTTTTGTCTTCACCTACACCATCCAGCAGAAGAACCCCTTCAGCCTCAAAGTGCAGAGCCGTGAGTTTGTCTCCCCTCTGTACCGTTAGGGGCTGATTAAGAAGCAGCCTCCACCACAACAGTGTttttcagtgtgtatgtatctgagATGTGCTGCCATCTAGAGGTGAAGTGAAGACCACACCTCTACTCTAATTCCACCTGCCCTGTAGTGtatagttgtttttttcccatgaAGGTTTACATAGACAAATGGAGACATACTTTTTTATTACTATCTATGTGGTTGACCTTCACACACAATGCTCTTCCTCCACACTTTATGTGTAGATTTATTTGAATggatgctttaaaaaaaaaaaaacatcaataatTCATACGGTTAAAAGTTGAAGTGGCAATGAGTCAACATGAACATAAATTGTGTATTGTTTGGGCCATGGACACTCAGGGATAATGGATCGCATTGATCTGATCTTCCTTAAAACAGGGGGCACTGAGACCCAGGAGAGCCATCTGTCAAGTGGGCATGCGGTCGGGCTCACACAGGTCCCAGGAGGCATCCTCACTTATGCTGTCGTGTTGATGGGACTACAAAAGCAGAATTATTTTAGGCACTACCCTTAATGTATTGCTTTGCTCAATGCATTATAGTTTTTGCGTTGTTTTGTTAGTTAGCATTGCTTGTTTACAGTAAGCAGAGCATGTTTCGCACACACACCGGCTATCCTCAGTGTTCTTGTTGCTAGGGTTCTTGTGATCTGCTGTGATTCTTAGTCCATCACCACTCTATTCACAGAGCAACCTTACAATGATTCTTCCTCTTTCAACCTGACTGACCCGTATGGTGGTGAGTCTGACCTCTCATTGTTTGCCACGTCTCTCATGGCAACATGCTGCCGGGAGACCAACCTAACGACCTTGCTAGCCTATTACCACTAGAACCCCTCATTTTGATAACGTTTTAACATGCCAGTAGTCTAATACCTACTTCTGCTGTGTGTACTTCTGCACACATGACATCATTAGCGGgggactcgtgtgtgtgtgtgtgtgtgtgtgtgtgtgtgtgtgtgtgtgtgtgtgtgtgtgtgttgtgtgttgtgtgttgtgtgtgtgtgtgtgtgtgtgtgaggtgtctatgaaagacagtgagagtgagggttAAATATGTTCCTGCCAGCTCTCATCCAAGCCAATGCAGAACTGGTGTCAGTTTATGACAGTGTCTGAACCATGGCATGACCCCACAGAACTATGATGGGGCTCTAAGCCACTTGACAGGCTCTGCGCTGAAGCCCAGACAGCTGGTATATGCTCAGGGAGCTGCAGTGCTGCTTCTCGCTGCTTTTTTAAGGACTCTATCACACAGTGGGAGTCTCTCAAGCGCGCGGGCGTAGAACAAACACTCGGCAGGCGAGCACTAACACACTCCCCCTGGCTGGCACCATTGTTGTCACGGTGACGTGTCGCCGTGTCTCTGACGGCCCTTGTCATTTTTTTGTAACgctttctccctcctctgtgtctccccGATCCCACTCACAATGGCCATTGTCACTTTATCTTCAGGGCTCTCACAATGTGAATGGCCTTTCGCAGATCCAATAACACCACAAATAATATGCATTACAATAGGGAACTAATGCTGTTCACATGGGACTAGACTCATAGGGCTTCTGGAGGGAGTCCTATCCTCCACACTCCATGTGACTCACATTTCTAACTCGCCATCTGTCTGCACTGTTTGAGCTCTTATGTGTTTGAAGTCTGTCATGTCTGTCATGtcaagaaaaaaaggaatgttATTGGTCTCATTATCATGTTTGTCTtgtcatatatacatacactttCATTACTGAGATTGTCCCATAGTGTTCTCTCCTGAGGTACATGAAAGTATTCTACAGCTTTCTGAGATCCTGTGCTGGACATTCATTTCAATCAGTAACAGGCAGTGTTTGTTACAGCGAGATGTAGGCAGACAGGCTTGCTTGGATATGCAAAGAAGGCCTCAGCATTTTTGGGAGTCAAGCAATTAATAACCAAACTACAGCCCATCCCAAAGGCAGTTGCTGGCTAGCCTCCAAAATCACAACGCATGCACAAAAGTCAAATGAACCGTGGGTGTAGAGACTTGCACTTTCGTAACCCTTGGCTCTGGTGTTAAAATGCCTCAGTGCTAACAAGGCTTAGTCAGATGTCTTACAACTCTTTATTTACCAGCAAGCCTCTACAGAAGTGACATAGTGGAAGCAGGCTAATTACACACGTCTCTTTGGAGCTGATTTTAAACTGTGACACAGTTTAAAATGCAGTTCtttaaaaagattaaaaaaattatCAGGAAGGGGTAAtggctatgctatgctaactcTGTTTTCATATTCTGACCAAAATTTTAGTTGCAGATCTTAAACTTACAGTTTGTCTCCTCCAGCATCCACCACATGACTCGATTAGTGATAGTGACAGGATATGAAACCTCAGCCTCATCCATTTTGAAACTGCATGAGATGAAATCATGTGAGGCGATGAAATGTTATATTTCTACAGCAGGAAACACGAAGGGACATATTTATTTGATATGAAACAACAGCTGTTGTTTTAGCTACGCTGCTCAGCATGCTGGGATACTGCAGTCAGCCGAAGGCCTGCACGGGGAAGGCCAGCCCAGTCTTTCCCAGTCTGTTGAGCCGGCCGCTCTACTTCAACTCAAGCACAGGCTGGGTGTCCCCAGCTAGGTTcggcctcgtgtgtgtgttcacgttcactcttcatcctcctccagcCCGTCACGTGCCTGAAACCTCACCCAGCTTCCTGACGCCCTCCGGCCTGGTCAGCTCCAAGATGGTGCTCCGCGGGgagcagctgctgctggagtgCATCGCTGCCGGAGTGTGAGTGCGGAAAAGATGACagcacccagacacacccaaCCCTGCTGTTTTTCACTGAGCGCAGATTAGCACTAATAACATTTTCGGCTGTATCCCATTCCAGAATGCTTGGATCATTTATGATTATtactaggttttttttttttttttttttaaatagtcatTTTAGCCTTGGAATGAACGTTTGAAAAAGCAGAACTGATCTGAACATTTATAAAATGAAGGGTCTGCTCAGATGTTTGTGAAGTCACACCTaataacccccctccccccctgcacAGCCCCACTCCCAGTATCAAGTGGTTCAAGAAGGGTGGAGACCTGCCCATGAAGAGGGTCAAGCTGGAGAGCTTTAACAAGACGCTACGCATCATCAACGTCTCGGAGGAGGACTCTGGCGACTACATGTGCATGGCCAACAACAAGATTGCCAGTATCCAGCACACGATATCCGTCCAGGTCAAAGGTTAGACATCCTCCACTGTTTTATGTCCAGTTCGTTTTTGAACACAGTCACAACTGTATATCCATCCTCATATGTAATCACTATATCTAAACAGGTTAACAAATGATCATGAAAGAAAGTAGGTTATAACACGGATAGAAATGCCTCTACAGTATTTCAAAATGGTCTTGTTGTGTTACCTAATCAGGAGGAGTTGTTCTTCCTAGGCTGCCAATGATTTCAGAACCATTTAAACAAAAGAGTGAGACTTTGGATTTGCAGCAGCTCGGTGTCACTGTGACATTCTTGAGGTGTGCCCTCAATGTTGTGATTGTCCCGCTAACTGTGTGACACGTGTGCTCCTCCCCAGCCGCCCCACACTGGCTGGACAAGCCACAAAACCTCGTCCTCGCGCCGGACGAGAATGGACGCATGACTTGCATCGCCCACGGCAACCCAAAGCCCACGATCCAGTGGCTGATGAACGGGGAGCCCATAGAGAGTGAGTCCAGTCTGCAGCCCCCTGTGCAGTACCTGCTAGCAACCGTCCTCATGTACCCTGTAGTGCTCAGAAGCCACAAAAATGACCTCTTTCTGTGGAGAGAGTGTATTGACTGTCTGATATCTGTCTGAACACTTTAGTGAGTGAGGAGGCGAGTGCATGAGTAGTTGGTTAAACTCCAAAAAGATTTTATCCTCCTCCTCGTTTGTCTAATGGCGAaaaacaaaaatgcacacagtgGACTGGCCTCCAGCTGTCTGACCAGCCTATCAAAACTCCCGCAGGTACTCTGCCGAACCCGAGTCGGGAGGTGGAGGGTGACACCATCATATTCCGCCGCGTGTTAGTGGGAGGCAGCGCCGTGTACCAGTGTAACGCCTCCAACGAGCACGGCTACCTGCTGGCCAACGCCTTCATCAACATACTGGGTGAGGGCAGACGCTCCACTGTGCACTGAGCTTATTGTCCAGCTGGAATCAGAATTCAGCTCTAACCTGTCCCCGTCTGTTGGTTCACAGACATGAAGCCCATGATGCTCGGGCCCAAGACCCAGCTGATCAAAGTCGTGGAGAACAACCGCACCTTCCTGGACTGCCCTTTCTTCGGCGCTCCAATTCCCACGCTGCGCTGGTGAGTATGCATCAGGCACCGCAGGAGTAACGCAGTCTGGTTAAAAACACAATGTTTCATGAGTTTATTTATTGGCTCAGACAGCCAGACTGATGCTGTCATCTATCTGTTTGGGCCCTCAGCATATTTAATTTGATGTGTCCAACACAAGTGTCACAGACAGAGCTTCTCTggtaaaaacacagagaaactcTGTGTATTGTGCCAATAAATTAAACattgtgttgtgcatgtgtgtgtgtgtgtgtgtgtgtgtgtgtgtgtgtgtgtgtgtaggttcaaGAATGGGCTGGGCAGTGGGCTGGACGGCGGGCACTACAGGGCCTACGTGAATGGCACTCTGGAGATCAAGCGGGCACTGCCCGAGGACCAGGGCACGTACACCTGTGTGGCCAGCAACATCATGGGCAAAGTTGAGATCCAGGTTCGgctggaggtcaaaggtcagtcagtcagtcaagcaTTCTTATCCAAGGTCATTTTTGTTCTTTGCCCTGCAGTGGGGCATTTACAGTACATGAAAAAGCGCACGGCCTGAGCATGAATATTGTGACCTTAGCTACAGCTCACAACGAGCTTCAAAATGCCACCAAGcaaattcatttaaaagtaCCTGGTAAGCACTCCACTGGAGCAAAACCCATGACTGTGATGTTATTATAGCAATGGGTAGGTCAGGTAAGGGCATTCATGCTTCAGCCTGCCTTTTGTTGTCTTTGCAGTGCACTTACCACCTGTGAAATATTTTCAAGTCTTTTGTGATTTCAAGTCTTTTGTGTTGTTGCATCGTTCCAGAGCCCACCCGCATAGTGAGAGCCCCTGAGCACGTGTCCTCTACTCGGGGAAGCTCGGTTCGCTTCAACTGCCGCATCAAACACGACCCCACCATGGCCATTCACGTCACCTGGCTGAAGAATGACCAGCCACTCAGCTACGCCTGGAGGTAAACACCAGTTAGAAGCAAACTAATGGTGTCATTTTCTCCGAAGTGATCTGAAATGTGTTTGCAAGGGTGCTCCACTCTGTCATAATATCGGTATGTATAATAGTGGTATGctctgtgtccgtgtctgtgcaGGATGAAGAAGGATGAAGAGTCTCTGACCATCACCAACATCAACGAGGGAGACCAGGGCACCTACACCTGCCTGGTCAAGACTGAGATAGATGAGGACTCTGCTTCTGCGCGTCTTACAGTtcttggtacacacacacacacacacacaaagaaaaactttGATCCTCCCTTTccaaataacaaaaataaccCTGTTGCCCTCAAGTAGCCTTGTCTGTCTAAAAATAACAATCAACCAATAATCTCACAGCTGAAAATTGCTCTGCATGTTGAAAACTCTGACGTGATtgtcactgactctctctcctgGACTAATGCTGTACTAACCATATGACCTTTATCTCGCAGAGGAGGAATCCTTGTCTCCCTCCAATCGTAGTCCCATGCTAGCAGGTAACACTCGTGTCTAAATATGACTCTTTCCCTTCTAACTGGAGATATGAAGATGTGGCTGTACAGGGCTTTGAATAGCATATTCAGAGCGACACACTATCTTCATATGCCACTGATCAAACCGAGCCTTTAATTGAGGGCTCTAGTAAGAAATAGATTGCATAATCATGTGTCAGGATGTCTGTCATGGAAATCGGTGCCCGTATCACGTGATGGTGAAGAATAGAATACTGTAAAACACAAATTCAAATAAGCTatctcatatactgtatgtggacAGATGTGTCCACTTTTATGTCAAATACTTTCAATTTGAGTTTTCGGCAAATTAATTTGTTAACATTGATACTGGTTTATAGTAGTGTACAAGTCATAGTCAAAGTATGAGACGCTATGTATATGAtatcttttagtttttttaactTTAATCACATTGTTGTAAGGTCTATGAAAATGTGAGTGTGGACTAGCTACTTGTGTATGCCGCCTAtgcagtatatactgtatgtcatgcAGTATTTCACACAAGCTTAAAAGCCCCCCGTTCTCGTGCAGACCGCCCAGAGTCTCCAAAAGACCTGGAGCTATCTGACCTGCTTGTGCGCAGCGTCAGACTCACCTGGGTACCTGGAGATGACAACAACAGCCCAATCACAGGTGGGTGATCTCAAACACATAGTCATAGACACAGATgcgcacttacacacagacacacagcactttCAACTCAGTAGCACACAATGTGAACCGTATATAAAGCTTCTCAGATTCATTCACAGCATACACAGCAAATACAGtgtagatacatacatacattactacatacatacatatatacatacatacatacatacatacatacatacatacatacatacatacatacatacatacatacatacacatgcagaaacTAGTCATAGACATTTGCAAGcatatttatttgcatttgcacacatacatacccactcactcctcctcactccctATCTTTCTTTTCCTATGCAGAGTTCCTGGTTCAGTTCGAGGAGAACCGATGGGAGCCTGGCAAATGGCAGAACCTATCCAGTCACCCAGGCAACGTGAACTCTGTGCTGCTGGAGCTGTCCCCCTTCGTCAACTACCAGTTCAGGGTGATCGCCATCAACGAAGTTGGTCAGAGCCAACCCAGCAGGCCCTCCCTGCGCTACCAGACTAGCGGAGCAGGTAAGctttgagggagagggagggataaggataaggaaagagagagagagaaagagagagagagaaagagagagagagttggttaAGTGGAAAAGCTGGTTCTGAATCCTTCATAAATCATAAATTCATAAattggtcactgtgtgtgtgtgtgtgtgtgtgtgtgtgtgtgtgtgtgtgtgtgtgtgtgtgtgtgtgtgtgtgtgtgcgtgtgtgattatACACCTGAGAAGATCTGAATTCTACATAATTGTACCATGAGGGACCAGTGTCCCATGAATCAGTGTAATGATGTGAGATGGCCTTCCTCAGCTCCAGATATCGCTCCTGAGGACATCAAAGGCATGGGCTCGAAGAAGAACAACATGGAGATCACCTGGAAGGTTAGCCACCGAGGGCGCAGCAAGCACATGTTTACATATGACCAtctcagacacaaacagcacacaaacagtctAGAAAACGAGTAGCTTATTAAATCTTCACCATCAACAGTAGGGAAGGTGCTTATACCAACTGTCAATGATTGTAACAATTTCCAGTCATCTTAAAAATATTCaacttctatgtgtgtgtgtgtgtgtgtgtgtgtgtgtctacagccCCTCTCTGACATTCAGAAGAATGCACCCAACATTGTGTATGAGGTGTCATGGAAGAAGAAGGACATGGAGGAGTGGAACTCCATCAACACCACCAAGGCCAAGCACATGGTCCATGACACCGAGACCTACGAGCCTTTCCACATCAAGATCCAGGCCATCAACGACTTCGGCCGGGGTCCAGAGTCTGCTGTGGTGCTCGGCTACTCCGGGGAAGACTGTAAGTCCTGGTTGCCTGGGGAAGGACCTGAGCTGAACCGGCTTTTTCTCATAGTTTGGCATACAACTGATCAGGGATCAGTATGTGAATGCTCAGTGGTTATTGCTGTCTCCCTTGAAAGGTGTAGAGCACTATGA encodes the following:
- the nfasca gene encoding neurofascin homolog (chicken) a isoform X4, giving the protein MLKQGKRSGLATWPLLLIFLRAVASIEVPLDPKIQQELKQPPTIVKQSPKDYIVDPRDSIIIECEAKGNPPPMYEWKRNSRYFNVGKMPHVTQRKPSGTLEISSRNGGRPEDYEGEYQCFASNEFGIAVSNKILLRISKSPLWPKEVLEPLVVTEGTSLVLPCNPPPGLPPPNTFWMNSDMQTIQQDARVSMGLNGDLYFSSVLAKDSSTDYSCNARFVFTYTIQQKNPFSLKVQSQQPYNDSSSFNLTDPYGARHVPETSPSFLTPSGLVSSKMVLRGEQLLLECIAAGVPTPSIKWFKKGGDLPMKRVKLESFNKTLRIINVSEEDSGDYMCMANNKIASIQHTISVQVKAAPHWLDKPQNLVLAPDENGRMTCIAHGNPKPTIQWLMNGEPIESTLPNPSREVEGDTIIFRRVLVGGSAVYQCNASNEHGYLLANAFINILDMKPMMLGPKTQLIKVVENNRTFLDCPFFGAPIPTLRWFKNGLGSGLDGGHYRAYVNGTLEIKRALPEDQGTYTCVASNIMGKVEIQVRLEVKEPTRIVRAPEHVSSTRGSSVRFNCRIKHDPTMAIHVTWLKNDQPLSYAWRMKKDEESLTITNINEGDQGTYTCLVKTEIDEDSASARLTVLEEESLSPSNRSPMLADRPESPKDLELSDLLVRSVRLTWVPGDDNNSPITEFLVQFEENRWEPGKWQNLSSHPGNVNSVLLELSPFVNYQFRVIAINEVGQSQPSRPSLRYQTSGAAPDIAPEDIKGMGSKKNNMEITWKPLSDIQKNAPNIVYEVSWKKKDMEEWNSINTTKAKHMVHDTETYEPFHIKIQAINDFGRGPESAVVLGYSGEDYPSATPAHFNVSKIDSTKVNVHWDPVDPSTVHGEFKEYRVYYSRESSLVRGLKVNKEKKTKGFFSSSGTGVLTDLVPFSQYKMYMVVANSRYEGPPSNTAEFKTKEGVPSAPKFFRIVQRSTHTVHLQWDKPLEPNGNLIGYTLQYYTVNGTQVGQRQVQSFLPNVTTFTLRLPDRSTRYKFYLAARTQVGAGEVYAEESPNFSNEVELTDDLVATTAPAPPPTTMPTTTISTTTTTTTTAPTTAPDTPIPTLAPTIPYARMVPTKGVEFKILATPWKEIWNLTVKPNSNYANVSWEHNFPADSSEFVLEYTLQSNKSRQSVSVKHEPHIKLAGLVEGAKYQLRVYSNEQHHISSTYVTFETSRAISTDSVDIATQGWFIGLMCAVALIVLILLIVCFIKRSRGGKYPVRDKKDLPLDPVDHKDQDGSFDYQNENRSIEREESQQSKEEGSDENGSDEDNKPLQGSQTSLDGQVKESDDSLVDYGEGGDGQFNEDGSFIGQYTVKKDKEETEGNESSEATSPVNAIYSLA
- the nfasca gene encoding neurofascin homolog (chicken) a isoform X15, with translation MLKQGKRSGLATWPLLLIFLRAVASIEVPLDPKIQQELKQPPTIVKQSPKDYIVDPRDSIIIECEAKGNPPPMYEWKRNSRYFNVGKMPHVTQRKPSGTLEISSRNGGRPEDYEGEYQCFASNEFGIAVSNKILLRISKSPLWPKEVLEPLVVTEGTSLVLPCNPPPGLPPPNTFWMNSDMQTIQQDARVSMGLNGDLYFSSVLAKDSSTDYSCNARFVFTYTIQQKNPFSLKVQSQQPYNDSSSFNLTDPYGARHVPETSPSFLTPSGLVSSKMVLRGEQLLLECIAAGVPTPSIKWFKKGGDLPMKRVKLESFNKTLRIINVSEEDSGDYMCMANNKIASIQHTISVQVKAAPHWLDKPQNLVLAPDENGRMTCIAHGNPKPTIQWLMNGEPIESTLPNPSREVEGDTIIFRRVLVGGSAVYQCNASNEHGYLLANAFINILDMKPMMLGPKTQLIKVVENNRTFLDCPFFGAPIPTLRWFKNGLGSGLDGGHYRAYVNGTLEIKRALPEDQGTYTCVASNIMGKVEIQVRLEVKEPTRIVRAPEHVSSTRGSSVRFNCRIKHDPTMAIHVTWLKNDQPLSYAWRMKKDEESLTITNINEGDQGTYTCLVKTEIDEDSASARLTVLEEESLSPSNRSPMLADRPESPKDLELSDLLVRSVRLTWVPGDDNNSPITEFLVQFEENRWEPGKWQNLSSHPGNVNSVLLELSPFVNYQFRVIAINEVGQSQPSRPSLRYQTSGAAPDIAPEDIKGMGSKKNNMEITWKPLSDIQKNAPNIVYEVSWKKKDMEEWNSINTTKAKHMVHDTETYEPFHIKIQAINDFGRGPESAVVLGYSGEDYPSATPAHFNVSKIDSTKVNVHWDPVDPSTVHGEFKEYRVYYSRESSLVRGLKVNKEKKTKGFFSSSGTGVLTDLVPFSQYKMYMVVANSRYEGPPSNTAEFKTKEGVPSAPKFFRIVQRSTHTVHLQWDKPLEPNGNLIGYTLQYYTVNGTQVGQRQVQSFLPNVTTFTLRLPDRSTRYKFYLAARTQVGAGEVYAEESPNFSNEGNKSRQSVSVKHEPHIKLAGLVEGAKYQLRVYSNEQHHISSTYVTFETSRAISTDSVDIATQGWFIGLMCAVALIVLILLIVCFIKRSRGGKYPVRDKKDLPLDPVDHKDQDGSFDYQNENRSIEREESQQSKEEGSDENGSDEDNKPLQGSQTSLDGQVKESDDSLVDYGEGGDGQFNEDGSFIGQYTVKKDKEETEGNESSEATSPVNAIYSLA